The genomic segment GCACCAAGCCGGCGCCCTGCCCCTGGAAAATATTCATACGCTGCAACCAGGCCTCGAATTCAGGTGCAGGCCGCAAGCCCAGCACCTTGCGGGCGTACAAGGCGTCGTGGAACGAGGTGGTCTGGTAGTTCAACATGATGTCGTCCGATCCCGGAATGCCCATCACGAAGTTGCAACCGGCCGCCCCCAGCAGGGTGAGCAATACGTCCATGTCGTTCTGGTCAGCCTCGGCGTGGTTGGTGTAGCAAACATCGCAGCCCATGGGCAGGCCCAGCAACTTGGCGCAGAAGTGGTCTTCCAGCCCCGCGCGGATGATCTGCTTGCCGTCAAACAAATACTCAGGGCCGATGAAACCCACCACCGTATTCACCAGCAAGGGCTTGAACGCACGGGCCACTGCGTAGGCACGCGCTTCGCAGGTTTGCTGGTCCATGCCGTGGTGGGCATTCGCTGACAGGGCACTGCCCTGCCCGGTTTCGAAATACATCACGTTGTCGCCCACCGTGCCACGGTGGAGCGAAAGGGCTGCACTCCGAGCCTCGGACAGCAAGGCCAGGTTCAGGCCGAAGCTGCTGTTGGTCGCCTCGGTGCCACCAATCGACTGGAACACTAGGTCCACCGGCGCACCACGCTCAATGGCCTGGATGGTGTTGGTCACATGGGTGAGCACACAGCTCTGGGTTGGTATCTCGTAGTGCGCAATCACGTCGCCCATCATGTGCACCAGTTTCATCACCTGCGCCACGTTGTCGGTGGCGGGGTTGATGCCGATGACGGCGTCCCCACTGCCGTACAGCAAGCCATCCAGCAAGCTGGCGGCGATGCCGGTGGCGTCGTCGGTGGGGTGGTTGGGCTGCAGGCGAGTCGCCATGCGGCCGGGCAAGCCAATGGTGTTGCGAAACGCGGTCACCACGCTGCACTTCTTGGCCACCAGAATCAGATCCTGGTTGCGCATGAGCTTGCTCA from the Rhodoferax potami genome contains:
- a CDS encoding ethanolamine ammonia-lyase subunit EutB translates to MPSHPYQHTVASHVYGFRDLKDLMAKATPLRSGDMLAGVAAHTAQERAAAQMALAELPLRTFLSEALVPYESDEVTRLILDSHSAEAFAPVSHLTVGDFRNWLLSDAADTEALTALAPGITPEMAAAVSKLMRNQDLILVAKKCSVVTAFRNTIGLPGRMATRLQPNHPTDDATGIAASLLDGLLYGSGDAVIGINPATDNVAQVMKLVHMMGDVIAHYEIPTQSCVLTHVTNTIQAIERGAPVDLVFQSIGGTEATNSSFGLNLALLSEARSAALSLHRGTVGDNVMYFETGQGSALSANAHHGMDQQTCEARAYAVARAFKPLLVNTVVGFIGPEYLFDGKQIIRAGLEDHFCAKLLGLPMGCDVCYTNHAEADQNDMDVLLTLLGAAGCNFVMGIPGSDDIMLNYQTTSFHDALYARKVLGLRPAPEFEAWLQRMNIFQGQGAGLVLPPGLPAAFEQALLPLA